Below is a genomic region from Rhizobium sp. TH2.
TTTGAAGTCCGCGGCCTTGAGTGCGGCACGGAACGCGTCCTTGTCTTTGACGCTCGCCTTGGACAACGCCGAGAGGATCAGGTTGGCCGTGTCCCAGCTCTGGGCAGCATAGACCGAGGGCAGACGATCGTATTCGGTCTTGAACGCTTCGACGAACTTCTTGTTGGCTTCGTTGTCGAGATCCTTCGCCCAGCTTGCTGAATTCTTGACCCCGAGGGCCGCGTCACCCACGGCCGGTAGAATGTCCTGGCTGAACGAGAATGCGGGGCCGAGAAGAGGTGTGTTGACGCCCGACTGGGCATATTGCTTCATGAACGCGATGCCCATACCGCCGGGTAAGAAAAAGTACACCGAATCCGCGCCGGAGTCGCGGATCTGGGCGATTTCCGCAGCATAATCCGGCTGGCCGATCTGGGTATAGATCTCGCCGGCCAGTTCGCCCTCGTAATAACGCTTGAAGCCGGTCAACGCATCCTTGCCGGCCGGATAGTTCGGCGCGAGGATGAACGTCTTCTTGTAATCCTTGTTGGCATACTCTCCCATCGCCTCGTGGAAATTGTCGTTCTGGTAGGCGACGTTGAAGTAGTTCGGATTGCATTTGGCGCCGGCAAGCGTCGACGGCCCGGCGTTCGGCGACAGATAAATGATGTCCTGCCCCACCACACTCGGCACGACCGCCATGGCGAGGTTCGACCAGATGATGCCGGTCATCAGGTCAACCTTGTCGCTTTGGATCATCTTTTCGGCAAGCTGGACGGCGATTTCGGGCTTTTGTGCGTCGTCCTCGATGACCAGTTCGATCTCCTTGTTGCCGGAAAGCTTAATGGCGAGGGTGAATGCATCGCGCATATCGATGCCGAGGCCCGCGCCGCCGCCCGAAAGCGTGGTGATGATGCCGATCTTCACCGGCTCGGCATATGCAAGGCTTGATGCAGCCAGCGACAGGCCGACGATGCCGGCTACGATGATTTTCCTCATTATGGTCCTCCTCCTGGTGTTCCCGATATTCAGTCGTCACCTGTTCCAAGCACGGTGCAAACGTCCATGCGGTAATGCGTTCCGCACTGGCAACGGATTGCGCCGCCACCGGCAGAAACGGATTCCGAAATCGAACCGACCGATCTCCCTTGCATGGGTCCCGGCGCCTTTTATGCACGGGACCGCGATGGTCGATCAACCGGCCTCTCATATGCGCTGCCTGCCTTGAGAATCTACTCAAGAGTCGCATCAGTCAGATGATAGTTCAAGCATAAAATTTCGCAGGCTCAGCGGAAACGGAAAATAGAGGCGCTGGTGCACGGACCAAATTTCAACAGTTCCCGCCTATGTAGCTTCGATTGAAAACAGCTTGATTGATCATCCATGCCACACAAACATAACGCCGCTCGCCGTCATCACATCAGCAAGATGAATTAAGGTGACGAACTGGGCCGAGTATGATGCGGGTCTGCGCCAACGTGGCAGTCTGACCATTTGGGTGACGTCGGAGGCTGTGGACGGTTGGGCAGCACCACGACGCAAGACAAGAGGAGGCCAGCCGCGTTATTCCAATCTGGCGATAGAGACCGCCCTGACCCTGGGCCTCGTATTCGGCTTGCGGCTGCGCCAGGCGGAGGGCTTTCTGACATCAGTGCTGCGGCTGATGGGACTGGATCTCGCCGTTCCCGACCATACGACGCTGAGCCGTCGGGCGAACAAATGGCGATCGCCGAACAAGCGGCAAGGTCATCGACTCCCAGGAAAAGGGCCTTTCCATGTTCTCGTCGACAGCACCGGGCTGGAGGTCTACGGCGCCGGCCAATGGCTGGAAGAGAAGCATGGTGCCAACTCCCGTCGGCGATGGCGGAAACTGCACCTGGCGCTGGATGCCGACAGCGGCGAGATCATCGCTCACGTCATGACCGACCAGGATGACGGCGACGCCTCGCAGGTGGAGATGTTGCTCGACCAGATCGACGACCCCATCGGCCAGTTCACGGCCGATGGGGCTTACGACGGCAACCCAACTTATGACGCCGTGACCAAGCATAGCGCCGGCGCTGCGGTGGTCATTCCGCCACGCGCCAATGCGGTGGGACGGCCAGACACCGATCTCTCCTGCCAACGAGACCGTCATATCGCTGCGATCAACGCCGATGGACGGATGAAATGGCAGGCCGCTACCGACTACGGCAAGCGATCTCTGGTCGAGACCGCGTTCGGTCGCTATAAGTCGATTATCGGGCACCGACTGAGGGCACGCTCATTCGCCGCGCAACAGACGGAAGTCGCCATCGGCTGCGCCATCCTCAATCGAATGCTGGCATGCGCGCGCCCGAAGTCCGTCCGGTGCGTGACAGCTCCCGCATAGACACAGCATCAAAGACGGAAATCCGTTCAGTTATCGACCGATGCACCAACGCCGGACGCGATTCAAAAAACTTTCGCTATGGCCGGAAAGTCGGACAAGCATGCGGAACGGCAGCCGCCTTCTTGCATTGTTCCGGCATAAGAACTCGGATGACGTCATGCTTGAAAAGGCAAACACCAAACCGGAGGAAGACCCTCACGGGCGACTAGCCGAACGGCCTTCCGAGATACCCGCTCTTGGTCTGTGGGATGTGATTGTCCGGGTTTATAGCGAGGTGGTCGCCGACCGCGTAACCTTGATCGCCGCCGGCGCGACTTACTTTATTGTTCTGGCGCTGTTTCCAGGAATGGGCGTTCTCGTTTCAATCTACGGCTTCATGTCCGATCCCTCCGATATTGGCGAGCAAATGGGGTTCGTCAGCTCTTTTCTGCCGCCAGGGGCGTTCGACCTTCTTTTGCCGCAGTTGCAAGCGCTTTCGAGCAAAGGCCGGTCAGAGCTGAGTTTTGCCTTCGGGTTGAGTCTGCTGCTCGCCTTTTGGAGTGCCACCAGCGGTGTGAAAGCACTATTTGATGCCATGAACATCGCGTACGCAGAAGTCGAAAAACGCAGTCTGGTTCGCCTCAATCTCATGGCATTCGGGTTCACATTAGGCGCTATAATCGTGCTCGTACTTTTGCTCGCGATCATCGGGGTCATCCCGCTGATATTGAAGGCGCTTTACCTCGACCAATGGGCGGAACTGCTGGCACGGGTCGCGCGATGGCCGTTCGTGCTGCTTCTGAGCGGATGCGCGACCATGGTAATTTATCGATACGGACCGAGCAGGGAGAACGCCAAGCTACGCTGGATTACATGGGGAGCGGCGTTCAGCACGCTTACATGGGCAGTTACTACGGTAGCGTTTTCAGTCTATTTACTCAACTTTGCCAACTATAATGCTACCTACGGAACGCTGGGCGCTCTTGTTGCCTTTATGATCTGGATCTGGTTGTCAATCGTAATCCTTATCGTCGGCGCGGAACTGAATGCCGAGCTCGAACATCAAACAAAATGCGATTCAACAACGGGCCCGCCCCGTCCTATGGGCGAACGAGGTGCAGTGATGGCCGACACATTGGGTGAAGAGGCAGGTTAACAACCTTCATGGATTTTCGCTGGGTGAAGGTGTCGTAATACTCGACCATCTTCCAATAGGAATGCAGGGGCGGACGCGGTTACCCCGGCGATACTCATTGCCGCTTCACGGAACGCCCCCGAAATCACAATGCCCGCCGGATGCCTGCCCTTAGAAACTCATCGGCGGTCTTTCGGCTCGGTGATCAGTCCGGGAACGTTCGAACGCTATCACTGTTGTATCCTGTCCAATTCGGAAGGAAAGTTCATGCGCGATTGTGTTATTGTTGGCGGGGGCCCAGCCGGGTTGACTGCAGCGCTGTACCTTGCACGCTACCATCTCTCATCGACTCTAATCGATGGTGGAAAAAGTCGTGCAGCTCTGATCCCGCTGTCACACAATCACGCCGGATTCCCGGACGGGATAAGTGGGCGTGACCTTCTGGAGCGAATTCGCCGACAGCTGGCATTATACCCCGCGGAACTCATTCACGGGCAGGTCGAAAGCATTGATCTGGAAGACGGCATTTTCCGCCTCAAGGTCGAAGGGAGCCTGCTGGACGCGAAGAAGGTCCTCCTAGCGACCGGAGTGATCAACCATCGGCCGCAGATGCCGGATGATCTTCACGACGCGGCGTTAATGCGCGGACTGCTGCGCTATTGTCCCGTCTGCGACGGGTACGAAATCACCGATAAAGACATCGCCGTGACGGGTTCGGGAAGCCGTGCATACGCTGAGGCGAAATTCCTTCGCAGCTATACGGCGTCGATTGCGGTGTTTCCCGATCACGGTTCGCTGGACATGTGCGAAGAAGAACTGGCCGAACTCTCGGACCTCGGCATTACGGTGCTCGATGAGCCGCCGCTCGGCTTTTCGATTGCGGAGGGCGCGCTGGAGGTCAAATTCTCCGACCTGACCCGCCGGTTTGCTTCGGTTTACCCGGCGCTTGGTTCGGACATTCAATCCGACCTCGCCGTCTCATTGGGAGCCGAGCGGTCGGAAGGCGGGTGCCTTTGGGTCGACAAGCATCAGCGCACAACTGTACCCAACCTCTACGCTGCAGGCGACCTGGTTCTCGGACTGGACCAAATATCCCATGCCATGGGTCAAGCGGCGGTTGCCGCGACCGCCATTCGGAATGATCTCTCGTCAGAGAAAGTCCTGCAGCGTTAATCGCGCCTCTGATGGTCAAGCTGCTGGCGCGAACGGCGGTGTCTTTGATTGAGTTGCTGCGATCGACGATCAAAGTAGCCATCCCATTCTCACTTTTCGCTTTGCCTGGGAGCCGGCAGAAAGATCAAGGTGAAGATTGCTGCGGCGGCGACACAAGCGACCAGCGGCGGCCAAATAGCAGCGAAGACCAATAGCCAAATTACTTGCCGAGGGTTATCGCGATCGAACGGTTTTGCGAAATGGACAAATATCACCACTGTAACGAGTAGCCAGATCATGACGAGGTTGCTTTGCATGCGCTTTGCTCCTGATGTAGATCTCCGTTGAAAGCACGGCCGCTAACGCACAATCTTGACCTTCCAAACAGATGTTCGAACACCGGTCGACGTACGTTCGCCGTGTGCGGGATGATCAATGGGGACGGGCTCAAGAAGGAGCGTGGGACCCTTCATCATACTGATGCCCAGTAGCTCAGCGCTCGCGTTCACAATCGAAGCTGGAAACTTCTCGCCGCTCACATGTATGCAAAGCTGGTCATTCGTCGAGGGGATGGACTCGGTCTCAGAGTTATCCTCTGGCGAAATCAGCAATACGGAATTCAACTCGAGAGACCGGCTTTTGGTCTGTCCGATCCAACTGCGCATACCTTTGCTTCGCGTTGCCTGGTGGTCCATTTCTATCGGCTAGCCATTTGCGTCGGTGCGATTTGTGCAGTGTCAACTCCGTAACCGGAAACCGCGGAGCTACCGAAAGTGGCGGCTGACACTAGAAGTGAGCTCGCGACAATGATCACCGAACTTACGGCGAGAGCAAGCGGTCTGAGCGGATTTCGGGGCGTCGCGTCCGGCATTTTGTTTCTCCAATGATGTGAGAGTCGAATCCTCGGGCAAGCCAAATGTTCCTAACGATCTAGCCGTTTCGTAAAATTGCGAAACTTGGACGCTTGAATCGACTTTAAAGCTTACGAGAACACTTGGTAGATTACGTTGAATCTCCGAGTTTTCCGATCATATATCCCGACCGGTTCATCTCGCCGTAACCCTCGCCTTCCCTGTCCTCGCTTAGTCGTCGTCGTTTCCAATACCCGATACAACCCGTGACCGAGCAGCCGGCGGATTATTACGTCGTTACGGAAAAGATCGTCGTCGGTAACGCGCACTGCTTGACTTTGTCGCAATCAAGAGCGGCAAGGACCACACCGACTATGGCTTTGCCCTCGTCAACAACAGGCATTTGATGGTCGAGCCGCCGCCCTTTTCATTCAGTGATACAAAAAATAGAGCTTGAGCTTTCGGACTCCTCAGTGGATCGACAACGCCCGGCCGTCGATCATTGCGACGAATTGATGGTCGCGCCCTATGTCATCGGTATCAAAGCCCAGTCCGCACCGACGTTGTGCCAGCAAGGTTTTCACGGTAGCCTTGCGCGGATAGCCAGACACTTCGCATTAGCCTGCGTGGCATACCCGTTCGATCACTAGGAGTTTTTATGAAAAAAGGCTGACTGCGATGTGACGCCTGAAGGCGCTCCGGACTAGCGCGGGATGAAACTAACCAGGCATTCGCAAAAAAGGCAAATGAAGAGAACAGGCTAACCAAGCCAAGACGCTGCGCCATCATAATATGAAGCTTCTCGGTTGGCCCCTACGACGAACCGCGGGTAGAGAGTACGATATCCTGAAGTAAATCACGACGGCGGCGGACGATGTACATAAAAGTCGGCCGCCAGTTATTGACGGCCGACTGACCCTAGTTGTTGGCAATGGACTTTAATCGACGTTTACAGTGCCTTTGATCACGACATCCGGATCGTTGCGCTGTTCCTTGATAATGATCTTCTTCTTGACGACGACATCCGGGTCGCGTTCCTTCACAACGATGCTTCCAGTCGTATCCACATCGGTATCGCGCTTGATGATGGTTACATCGTCGGCGACCGCAAAGGTGCCGAACGAAAAAGCTGCCGCAAGGCCAAGTGCAAGAATCTTCGTCCTTCAAACGATTGGAAAAGCGGGGCCTCCTTCAGGCGAGCCAATACGTCCTTTATTGAGCCGTATTGCGTCCAAGTCCTACCTGCCACCATCATCATTTTCGCTTGGGGGTTCTTCCGGTGGGCGATCCGCCGTCAGAAAAATCCCGATCGGACGCAGCGCCTCGAAATTGTCGCACGCCACTTTGAGAATGACGAGGATGGGCACCGCCATCAAGGCGCCAATAAAGCCCCACAGCCATGACCAGAAAGAAATGGAGATGAAGACGAACACAGCGTTTAGCTCCAGCCGCCTCCCCAAAAGCATTGGCGTGAGGAATTGACCTTCGAGAATATGGACGAATAAAATAAAGGCTGGGGCGATCAAGCCGTAGGCGGTGTTGTCAAACGTCGCAATCGAGATGCTGCCGACGAGAACGATGGCAATCAGCGCCCCGATGTAGGGTAGGAAGTTCAGCACCGCCGAAGCGACTGCCCAAACAAGTGGATTGGGTATTCCGAGTGCCCATACCCCCACGCCGACGACAATACCAACGATTATGTTGATAATGGTAATCGTGAAAAGGTAGCGGGAGATTTCTGTCTGAATGTCGTAGATGATTTTGAGCGCCCGCTTCTTGTCGCTCAGATTGGGA
It encodes:
- a CDS encoding ABC transporter substrate-binding protein; amino-acid sequence: MRKIIVAGIVGLSLAASSLAYAEPVKIGIITTLSGGGAGLGIDMRDAFTLAIKLSGNKEIELVIEDDAQKPEIAVQLAEKMIQSDKVDLMTGIIWSNLAMAVVPSVVGQDIIYLSPNAGPSTLAGAKCNPNYFNVAYQNDNFHEAMGEYANKDYKKTFILAPNYPAGKDALTGFKRYYEGELAGEIYTQIGQPDYAAEIAQIRDSGADSVYFFLPGGMGIAFMKQYAQSGVNTPLLGPAFSFSQDILPAVGDAALGVKNSASWAKDLDNEANKKFVEAFKTEYDRLPSVYAAQSWDTANLILSALSKASVKDKDAFRAALKAADFKSVRGKFSFNTNNHPIQDIYVREVVKEGDVLTNKIIATAFEQHKDAYAEQCKM
- a CDS encoding YihY/virulence factor BrkB family protein, which translates into the protein MLEKANTKPEEDPHGRLAERPSEIPALGLWDVIVRVYSEVVADRVTLIAAGATYFIVLALFPGMGVLVSIYGFMSDPSDIGEQMGFVSSFLPPGAFDLLLPQLQALSSKGRSELSFAFGLSLLLAFWSATSGVKALFDAMNIAYAEVEKRSLVRLNLMAFGFTLGAIIVLVLLLAIIGVIPLILKALYLDQWAELLARVARWPFVLLLSGCATMVIYRYGPSRENAKLRWITWGAAFSTLTWAVTTVAFSVYLLNFANYNATYGTLGALVAFMIWIWLSIVILIVGAELNAELEHQTKCDSTTGPPRPMGERGAVMADTLGEEAG
- a CDS encoding NAD(P)/FAD-dependent oxidoreductase; protein product: MRDCVIVGGGPAGLTAALYLARYHLSSTLIDGGKSRAALIPLSHNHAGFPDGISGRDLLERIRRQLALYPAELIHGQVESIDLEDGIFRLKVEGSLLDAKKVLLATGVINHRPQMPDDLHDAALMRGLLRYCPVCDGYEITDKDIAVTGSGSRAYAEAKFLRSYTASIAVFPDHGSLDMCEEELAELSDLGITVLDEPPLGFSIAEGALEVKFSDLTRRFASVYPALGSDIQSDLAVSLGAERSEGGCLWVDKHQRTTVPNLYAAGDLVLGLDQISHAMGQAAVAATAIRNDLSSEKVLQR